CATCGCTGCGTCTTGCCTCGCCGCTCACGGTGGCCGCAATTACCCGCGGCGATCTTCTTTCGTACACGCAGCGGTACTGGCGTCCGGATCTTACGACGATCGCCATTGTGGGCGACGTTACGCCGGCGCGTGCCCGCAGCGCGGTGGAAGCGGCCTTCGGCTCGTGGACAAACTCCGGAGCCAAACCGTCGGTCGCGTTGCCGCCGCTCCCGGCCGCGCACGCCGGACACGCGTACATCGGCACCGATGCCAATCAAGTCTTCATCCAGCTCGGACAGCCGGCCGTAGCGCGCACAAGCCCGGATTATCACGCCTTTACGCTGCTCACCGAGATTATCGCGGGCGGCGGCTACTTCGAATCGCGCCTATGGCAAGAGTTGCGCCAGAAGCGCGGGCTCGTCTATAACGTGTCGAGCGAAATCAAGAGCGACAAGGATCGCGGCGACTTCGAGATAGACATGAGCGTTTTGCCCGGCAACGTCTCCTCCGCTATCGCGATCGTTCGGGAACAACTGAACCGCTTGCGTTCGCAACCGGTTTCCGTGAGCGAACTCGACGATGCGAAAACGCGCCTGGTTTCCTCGGCCCTTCTTTCAGAAGCTTCGGCGCGGGGCCAACTGAACGAAATACTCGATTTGGCGCAAAACGATCTCCCCGACGATTACTTCGCCACGCTGCAAGCTCGCTACGCAAACATCACGCCGGCCGACATTCAGCGCGTCGCCCAAAAATATTTGCGGCCGGACCAACTGATCCAGATATTCGCAGGGCCCGCGGGGCCTTGGGGAGACCATGCCATCTGAGATTCTGACGGTCGATCCCTCGACGGGAAAGACGTTGGAACGATTTGCCTACATGCCGCCCGCCGAGATCGACGCTCACTTGGATGCGGCCATCGCAGCTTATCGGACATGGCGCCACCAGTCCACCGCGCAGCGCGGCCGGCTGCTCAACGCCGTCGCGCGGGTTTTGCGCTCACAACGCCACACGCTCGCAGAGACGGCCGTTCGCGAGATGGGCAAGCCGATCGCGCAAGCGCTCGCCGAAGTTGACAAGTGCGCGTGGTGCTGCGAGTTTTTTGCCGGGCACGCGGGCGAGTTGCTCGCCGACCGCGTCGTAGAAAGCAACGCGACGCAAAGCGTTGTTGCGTTTCGGCCGCTCGGAGTGATCTTCGCGATCATGCCTTGGAACTTTCCGTACTGGCAAGTCTTTCGCGCGGCTGCTCCCGCGTTAATGGCGGGTAACGCGATTGCGCTCAAACATGCAGACAGCACCACGCGGTGTGCGCTCGAAATGCAGCGCGTGTTCGCCGAGGCGGAGGCGCCCGACGGCTTGTTCCGCACGTTGCTCATTTCGAACGAAGACGCGGATGCGCGCATCGCCGACGAACGCATCGCCGGGGTTACGCTCACGGGAAGCGAGCGCGCCGGCGTCGCGGTCGCTTCGGCAGCCGGAAACGCGCTCAAGAAGTGCGTGCTTGAGCTGGGCGGATCCGATCCGTTCATCGTTCTGGAGGATGCAGACGTAGACTTGGCGGTCGAATTTGCGGTGAAAGCCCGCTTTCAAAATAATGGACAGAGTTGCATCGCGGCCAAGCGGTTCATCGTCGAGGATCGCATCTACGATCGATTCGTTCGATCGTTCGCTGATGCGGCAGCGCTGCAGCGCATCGGCGATCCCATGGATCCACAGACGCAGCTGGGACCTTGTGCACGCGAAGATCTGCGCGATACGCTCGAACGGCAAGTAACAGATACGGTGGTCGGAGGCGGACGCATCGTCACGGGCGGCAAACGGATCGATCGGCCCGGCTTCTTTTTCGAGCCGACGATCGTCGCGGACGTTGAGGCAGGCATGCCGATGTTCGATCAAGAGACGTTTGGCCCAGCCGCCGCGGTAACGCGAGCGCGCGACGACGAACATGCTGTCGAATTGGCCAACGACTCCACGTTTGGGTTGGGCGCGAACATCTGGACTCGCGACATCGATCACGCAACGCGTATGGCTGCCGAGATAGAATCGGGCCTGGTCTTCATCAACGGAATGGTCGCCAGCGATCCGCGCTTACCGTTCGGCGGCGTCAAACGCAGCGGCTACGGGCGCGAACTCTCCGAGTTCGGCATCCACGAATTCGTCAATATTCAAACGGTGTGGATTGGTCCCGAACGCAAAGACGGCGGCGTGGGTGAAAATCCAGCGGAATAGGCTCTTCGCCGCTTGCATCGCGATCGCGACGATTGGTCTTGCAGTTATTTGGCTTACCAAAGCGGCTTCTGACAAGACGCTTGCACCGGAGCCGGTGACATTCGGCTCGGCACAACAGGACACCGAGCTATTGCGACGCGCATCGAATGCGCGCGCAGATTTCGGCTACCGCCGATCGCCAAACGGCTTCTATCTTCAGATTCTAAAGTATTTTGATGCCGCACCCATTACCATCAATCTTAGCCGCATCCATCTGAAACTTGTACCCATGGCTGCCAAACAGCGCGAAAATTTTCCGGGCGGCAACCGCATCGTATTTGAGGGCGTAAGGCCAACCTCTCCGCCTGGGGCCACCCTCGTCGATTTTCACGTCAATGCGGCTGGCTTGCCGTCGGGAATGTATTCGGTGGCGGCATCTTTCGACACG
This Candidatus Rubrimentiphilum sp. DNA region includes the following protein-coding sequences:
- a CDS encoding NAD-dependent succinate-semialdehyde dehydrogenase, with the protein product MPSEILTVDPSTGKTLERFAYMPPAEIDAHLDAAIAAYRTWRHQSTAQRGRLLNAVARVLRSQRHTLAETAVREMGKPIAQALAEVDKCAWCCEFFAGHAGELLADRVVESNATQSVVAFRPLGVIFAIMPWNFPYWQVFRAAAPALMAGNAIALKHADSTTRCALEMQRVFAEAEAPDGLFRTLLISNEDADARIADERIAGVTLTGSERAGVAVASAAGNALKKCVLELGGSDPFIVLEDADVDLAVEFAVKARFQNNGQSCIAAKRFIVEDRIYDRFVRSFADAAALQRIGDPMDPQTQLGPCAREDLRDTLERQVTDTVVGGGRIVTGGKRIDRPGFFFEPTIVADVEAGMPMFDQETFGPAAAVTRARDDEHAVELANDSTFGLGANIWTRDIDHATRMAAEIESGLVFINGMVASDPRLPFGGVKRSGYGRELSEFGIHEFVNIQTVWIGPERKDGGVGENPAE